A DNA window from Zonotrichia leucophrys gambelii isolate GWCS_2022_RI chromosome 15, RI_Zleu_2.0, whole genome shotgun sequence contains the following coding sequences:
- the KIAA1671 gene encoding uncharacterized protein KIAA1671 homolog isoform X6, translating to MTYSLWAAFIGWIDQLRKCFSRQPPGAKDTDTLVQEPDSQYGTWNEQRHSSDSFVGESPSLDNEVVSGRKPPAGSHPSSLSSQTEPPSLPEHHDFSKEQRSTSLDRSSTDMDSTDGTDVPPAGDALPEDKSYFSFIDHTDVLDSSALKTRVQLSKKRRCRAPASHSLRRSRGLDLDNRFSLTEESDSGWMFKDSTEEKKTMQQEDSEEEEKIQHTPRSSSVQAQRMPVFPGMDHAVLKAQLRKRQESESAGDTGSAQLFKSPKAQLGTPSSRVLPSSVEKEDRSEEKSPQWLKELKSKKRQSHYENQTVILTRRR from the exons GACCAGCTGAGGAAATGCTTCTCCAGGCAGCCGCCGGGGGCGAAGGACACGGACACGCTGGTGCAGGAGCCCGACAGCCAGTACGGCACCTGGAAcgagcagaggcacagcagcGACAG CTTTGTGGGAGAGTCTCCCTCCCTGGACAATGAGGTGGTGTCGGGGCGGAAGCCGCCCGCGGGCAGCCACCCGTCCTCGCTGTCCTCGCAGACagagcctccctccctgcccgaGCACCATGACTTCTCCAAAGAGCAAAGGAGCACCAGCCTGGACCGCTCCAGCACGGACATGGACTCCACTGATGGCACTGATGTGCCTCCTGCAGGGGACGCGCTCCCTGAGGACAAGAGTTATTTCTCCTTCATTGAT cacACAGATGTCCTGGACTCCAGTGCTCTGAAGACTCGGGTGCAGCTGAGCAAGAAGCGCCGGTGCCGGGCGCCCGCGTCTCACTCGCTGCgcaggagcagagggctggACCTGGACAACAGGTTCTCCTTGACAGAGGAGTCAGACAGTGGCTGGATGTTCAAAGATTCCACAG aagagaagaaaactaTGCAACAGGAAGAttctgaggaggaagagaagatcCAGCACACTCCTAGGTCATCTTCTGTGCAAGCCCAGAGAATGCCTGTGTTCCCGGGGATGGATCacgctgttctcaag gCCCAGCTGAGGAAAAGACAGGAGTCTGAGAGCGCTGGTGACACCggctctgctcagctcttcAAATCCCCCAAAGCACAGCTCGGcactcccagcagcagagtGCTGCCCTCCAGTGTGGAAAAGGAGGACAG GTCAGAAGAAAAGTCTCCTCAGTGGCTAAAGGAGCTGAAATCAAAGAAGAGACAGAGCCATTATGAGAATCAG acAGTGATTCTAACTAGGAGAAGATAA
- the KIAA1671 gene encoding uncharacterized protein KIAA1671 homolog isoform X7: MEYYYCPRLLKFLQYLWDQLRKCFSRQPPGAKDTDTLVQEPDSQYGTWNEQRHSSDSFVGESPSLDNEVVSGRKPPAGSHPSSLSSQTEPPSLPEHHDFSKEQRSTSLDRSSTDMDSTDGTDVPPAGDALPEDKSYFSFIDHTDVLDSSALKTRVQLSKKRRCRAPASHSLRRSRGLDLDNRFSLTEESDSGWMFKDSTEEKKTMQQEDSEEEEKIQHTPRSSSVQAQRMPVFPGMDHAVLKAQLRKRQESESAGDTGSAQLFKSPKAQLGTPSSRVLPSSVEKEDRSEEKSPQWLKELKSKKRQSHYENQV, translated from the exons GACCAGCTGAGGAAATGCTTCTCCAGGCAGCCGCCGGGGGCGAAGGACACGGACACGCTGGTGCAGGAGCCCGACAGCCAGTACGGCACCTGGAAcgagcagaggcacagcagcGACAG CTTTGTGGGAGAGTCTCCCTCCCTGGACAATGAGGTGGTGTCGGGGCGGAAGCCGCCCGCGGGCAGCCACCCGTCCTCGCTGTCCTCGCAGACagagcctccctccctgcccgaGCACCATGACTTCTCCAAAGAGCAAAGGAGCACCAGCCTGGACCGCTCCAGCACGGACATGGACTCCACTGATGGCACTGATGTGCCTCCTGCAGGGGACGCGCTCCCTGAGGACAAGAGTTATTTCTCCTTCATTGAT cacACAGATGTCCTGGACTCCAGTGCTCTGAAGACTCGGGTGCAGCTGAGCAAGAAGCGCCGGTGCCGGGCGCCCGCGTCTCACTCGCTGCgcaggagcagagggctggACCTGGACAACAGGTTCTCCTTGACAGAGGAGTCAGACAGTGGCTGGATGTTCAAAGATTCCACAG aagagaagaaaactaTGCAACAGGAAGAttctgaggaggaagagaagatcCAGCACACTCCTAGGTCATCTTCTGTGCAAGCCCAGAGAATGCCTGTGTTCCCGGGGATGGATCacgctgttctcaag gCCCAGCTGAGGAAAAGACAGGAGTCTGAGAGCGCTGGTGACACCggctctgctcagctcttcAAATCCCCCAAAGCACAGCTCGGcactcccagcagcagagtGCTGCCCTCCAGTGTGGAAAAGGAGGACAG GTCAGAAGAAAAGTCTCCTCAGTGGCTAAAGGAGCTGAAATCAAAGAAGAGACAGAGCCATTATGAGAATCAGGTTTGA
- the KIAA1671 gene encoding uncharacterized protein KIAA1671 homolog isoform X5: MEYYYCPRLLKFLQYLWDQLRKCFSRQPPGAKDTDTLVQEPDSQYGTWNEQRHSSDSFVGESPSLDNEVVSGRKPPAGSHPSSLSSQTEPPSLPEHHDFSKEQRSTSLDRSSTDMDSTDGTDVPPAGDALPEDKSYFSFIDHTDVLDSSALKTRVQLSKKRRCRAPASHSLRRSRGLDLDNRFSLTEESDSGWMFKDSTEEKKTMQQEDSEEEEKIQHTPRSSSVQAQRMPVFPGMDHAVLKAQLRKRQESESAGDTGSAQLFKSPKAQLGTPSSRVLPSSVEKEDRSEEKSPQWLKELKSKKRQSHYENQTVILTRRR, encoded by the exons GACCAGCTGAGGAAATGCTTCTCCAGGCAGCCGCCGGGGGCGAAGGACACGGACACGCTGGTGCAGGAGCCCGACAGCCAGTACGGCACCTGGAAcgagcagaggcacagcagcGACAG CTTTGTGGGAGAGTCTCCCTCCCTGGACAATGAGGTGGTGTCGGGGCGGAAGCCGCCCGCGGGCAGCCACCCGTCCTCGCTGTCCTCGCAGACagagcctccctccctgcccgaGCACCATGACTTCTCCAAAGAGCAAAGGAGCACCAGCCTGGACCGCTCCAGCACGGACATGGACTCCACTGATGGCACTGATGTGCCTCCTGCAGGGGACGCGCTCCCTGAGGACAAGAGTTATTTCTCCTTCATTGAT cacACAGATGTCCTGGACTCCAGTGCTCTGAAGACTCGGGTGCAGCTGAGCAAGAAGCGCCGGTGCCGGGCGCCCGCGTCTCACTCGCTGCgcaggagcagagggctggACCTGGACAACAGGTTCTCCTTGACAGAGGAGTCAGACAGTGGCTGGATGTTCAAAGATTCCACAG aagagaagaaaactaTGCAACAGGAAGAttctgaggaggaagagaagatcCAGCACACTCCTAGGTCATCTTCTGTGCAAGCCCAGAGAATGCCTGTGTTCCCGGGGATGGATCacgctgttctcaag gCCCAGCTGAGGAAAAGACAGGAGTCTGAGAGCGCTGGTGACACCggctctgctcagctcttcAAATCCCCCAAAGCACAGCTCGGcactcccagcagcagagtGCTGCCCTCCAGTGTGGAAAAGGAGGACAG GTCAGAAGAAAAGTCTCCTCAGTGGCTAAAGGAGCTGAAATCAAAGAAGAGACAGAGCCATTATGAGAATCAG acAGTGATTCTAACTAGGAGAAGATAA